Proteins from one Micromonospora sp. M71_S20 genomic window:
- a CDS encoding ABC transporter permease subunit, translating into MLLRDPFTKALHDARRSLLGWTVAIVAVGAMYASFWPTMQTPEMTKALEAYPEGLLEAFNYSDLTSAAGYLGSAVYGLLVPLLVAVFAIAAGARAVAGDEEAGTLDLVLAHPVGRTRLVLLRFAAVAVGIVVVTVLLGLAMVALSGPARFDGITVGGFAAMTLHLALFGLAFAALAFAVGAATGRRAAALGTGAAVAVLAYLANSVLPRVEGLTWARELSPFHWYLGGSPLVDGVQPVGALLLAGATVALGAVGAVTFARRDVAV; encoded by the coding sequence GTGCTGCTGCGTGACCCGTTCACCAAGGCCCTGCACGACGCGCGCCGCTCACTGCTCGGCTGGACCGTGGCGATCGTCGCCGTCGGGGCGATGTACGCCTCGTTCTGGCCGACGATGCAGACGCCGGAGATGACGAAGGCGTTGGAGGCGTACCCGGAGGGGCTGCTGGAGGCGTTCAACTACAGCGACCTCACCAGCGCCGCCGGCTACCTCGGCAGCGCCGTGTACGGCCTGCTGGTCCCGCTGCTGGTCGCCGTGTTCGCCATCGCCGCGGGCGCCCGCGCGGTGGCCGGCGACGAGGAGGCCGGCACGCTCGACCTGGTGCTCGCCCATCCGGTCGGCCGGACCCGGCTCGTCCTGCTCCGCTTCGCGGCGGTGGCGGTCGGCATCGTGGTGGTGACCGTCCTGCTCGGCCTGGCGATGGTCGCGCTGAGCGGCCCGGCGCGGTTCGACGGCATCACCGTCGGCGGCTTCGCGGCGATGACCCTGCACCTGGCCCTGTTCGGGCTGGCCTTCGCCGCGCTCGCCTTCGCCGTCGGCGCGGCGACCGGGCGGCGGGCCGCGGCCCTCGGCACCGGCGCCGCGGTCGCCGTGCTCGCCTACCTGGCGAACTCGGTCCTGCCCCGGGTGGAGGGGCTGACCTGGGCGCGGGAGCTGTCCCCGTTCCACTGGTACCTGGGCGGCTCGCCGCTGGTCGACGGCGTGCAGCCGGTCGGGGCGCTGCTGCTCGCCGGTGCCACCGTGGCGCTGGGCGCCGTCGGCGCGGTCACCTTCGCCCGGCGCGACGTCGCGGTCTGA
- a CDS encoding ABC transporter ATP-binding protein encodes MADPAIETGKLVKTYGRNRGLTGLDLRVERGEVYGFLGPNGAGKSTTIRLLLDLIRPTSGRVSVLGADPRRDGVALRRRIGYLAGDFVVDGRQSARELLTYLGNLRGGVPGARIDELAARLDLDLGRRIRGLSKGNRQKVGVVQAFMHEPELLILDEPTSGLDPFLQQEFLSMVREARADGRTVFMSSHVMSEVQQTADRVGIIREGRLVTVARVEELRERAVRRVEVTFAEPVVAAQFAALPGVSEVTVTGTTLRCRLDGRADALVKAVAGHTVVGLLSEEPDLEELFFGYYSREESARAAA; translated from the coding sequence ATGGCTGACCCCGCCATCGAGACCGGGAAGCTGGTCAAGACCTACGGGCGCAACCGTGGCCTGACCGGGCTGGACCTGCGGGTCGAGCGCGGCGAGGTGTACGGGTTCCTCGGCCCCAACGGAGCCGGCAAGTCCACCACGATCCGGCTGCTGCTCGACCTGATCCGCCCGACCAGCGGCCGGGTCAGCGTCCTCGGCGCGGACCCCCGCCGCGACGGGGTCGCCCTGCGCCGCCGCATCGGCTACCTGGCCGGCGACTTCGTCGTGGACGGCCGGCAGAGCGCCCGGGAGCTGCTCACCTACCTGGGCAACCTGCGCGGCGGGGTGCCCGGGGCCCGGATCGACGAGCTGGCCGCCCGGCTCGACCTGGACCTCGGCCGGCGGATCAGGGGGCTCAGCAAGGGCAACCGGCAGAAGGTCGGCGTGGTGCAGGCGTTCATGCACGAACCGGAGCTGCTGATCCTCGACGAGCCGACCAGCGGGCTGGACCCGTTCCTCCAGCAGGAGTTCCTGTCGATGGTGCGGGAGGCACGTGCCGACGGCCGGACGGTGTTCATGTCCTCGCACGTCATGAGCGAGGTGCAGCAGACCGCCGACCGGGTGGGCATCATCCGCGAGGGCCGGCTGGTCACCGTGGCGCGGGTCGAGGAGCTGCGCGAGCGGGCCGTACGCCGGGTGGAGGTCACCTTCGCCGAGCCGGTCGTCGCGGCGCAGTTCGCCGCGCTGCCCGGCGTGAGCGAGGTGACGGTCACGGGAACGACCCTGCGCTGCCGCCTCGACGGGCGGGCCGACGCGCTGGTCAAGGCGGTCGCCGGGCACACCGTGGTCGGGCTGCTCTCCGAGGAGCCCGACCTGGAGGAGCTGTTCTTCGGTTACTACTCCCGGGAGGAGTCCGCCCGTGCTGCTGCGTGA